A genomic window from Cyprinus carpio isolate SPL01 chromosome B9, ASM1834038v1, whole genome shotgun sequence includes:
- the LOC109096540 gene encoding interleukin-10 receptor subunit beta-like isoform X1, which translates to MNALSCLSWVLLFYIFCALAEKVPAPENVRGISLNMGLVLEWDPPQNTMNTLFNYTAEIKGWNMYEPVCLSSSSLSCDFTDKVSSFGTYQLRVRAELHGETSDWVQTETLSLDLITEISAPHVELKSRKGQTEVDITDPPMKKKNLRDVFGNISYLIRYWKYGETKKEELIREQNRVVLPRLEPLVKYCVEVEILYSKNKSQTSNITCLTNTPSNEVEPWLIAVVLLVSFLLVLVAVVLIFLAVWFGYRGCRIIFPDADLPEDLKKFLSQRSQSSILSAMQENTPVKEDFCELRILHKEPISSLDNQQIEGPIRIQTHKNECCIGANVKQSSEEKSKMIITTEQKPLLLE; encoded by the exons ATGAACGCTTTATCCTGTCTGTCTTGGgtcttattgttttatattttctgcgCCTTAGCTG AGAAGGTCCCGGCCCCTGAGAATGTGAGAGGGATATCTCTGAACATGGGATTAGTTTTGGAATGGGATCCACCACAAAACACCATGAATACACTCTTCAACTACACtgctgaaataaa AGGATGGAATATGTATGAGCCAGTGTGTCTAAGCAGCTCGTCACTAAGCTGTGATTTCACTGACAAAGTTTCCAGTTTTGGAACTTACCAACTTCGTGTTCGGGCAGAGCTACATGGAGAAACTTCTGATTGGGTGCAAACTGAAACGTTATCATTGGATTTAATAA CTGAGATTAGCGCTCCTCATGTAGAACTGAAAAGCAGAAAAGGACAAACAGAAGTTGATATCACTGATCCtcctatgaaaaaaaagaatttgaggGATGTCTTTGGAAATATTTCCTACCTCATTCGTTACTGGAAATATGGAGAAACAAAAAAG gAAGAACTAATAAGAGAGCAGAACAGAGTTGTGTTGCCAAGACTGGAGCCTCTTGTAAAATACTGCGTTGAAGTAGAGATTTTGTATTCTAAGAATAAAAGTCAGACCAGCAACATCACCTGTTTAACCAACACCCCCAGCA ATGAAGTAGAGCCTTGGCTTATAGCAGTTGTGCTCCTGGTCAGTTTTCTGCTGGTGTTAGTTGCTGTTGTCCTGATATTTCTGGCTGTGTGGTTTGGCTACAGAGGATGCAGAATTATTTTCCCTGATGCTGATCTGCCAGAGGAcctaaaaaaa TTTTTGTCACAACGGTCCCAGTCTTCAATACTTTCGGCCATGCAGGAGAACACGCCGGTGAAGGAGGACTTTTGTGAGCTGAGGATATTGCACAAGGAGCCAATCAGTTCTCTGGACAATCAGCAGATAGAAGGACCAATCAGGATTCAGACACATAAGAATGAGTGTTGTATAGGAGCCAATGTAAAACAGAGCAGTGAGGAGAAATCTAAAATGATCATCACAACAGAACAGAAGCCTTTGTTGCTGGAATGA
- the LOC109096540 gene encoding interleukin-10 receptor subunit beta-like isoform X2: MGLVLEWDPPQNTMNTLFNYTAEIKGWNMYEPVCLSSSSLSCDFTDKVSSFGTYQLRVRAELHGETSDWVQTETLSLDLITEISAPHVELKSRKGQTEVDITDPPMKKKNLRDVFGNISYLIRYWKYGETKKEELIREQNRVVLPRLEPLVKYCVEVEILYSKNKSQTSNITCLTNTPSNEVEPWLIAVVLLVSFLLVLVAVVLIFLAVWFGYRGCRIIFPDADLPEDLKKFLSQRSQSSILSAMQENTPVKEDFCELRILHKEPISSLDNQQIEGPIRIQTHKNECCIGANVKQSSEEKSKMIITTEQKPLLLE; encoded by the exons ATGGGATTAGTTTTGGAATGGGATCCACCACAAAACACCATGAATACACTCTTCAACTACACtgctgaaataaa AGGATGGAATATGTATGAGCCAGTGTGTCTAAGCAGCTCGTCACTAAGCTGTGATTTCACTGACAAAGTTTCCAGTTTTGGAACTTACCAACTTCGTGTTCGGGCAGAGCTACATGGAGAAACTTCTGATTGGGTGCAAACTGAAACGTTATCATTGGATTTAATAA CTGAGATTAGCGCTCCTCATGTAGAACTGAAAAGCAGAAAAGGACAAACAGAAGTTGATATCACTGATCCtcctatgaaaaaaaagaatttgaggGATGTCTTTGGAAATATTTCCTACCTCATTCGTTACTGGAAATATGGAGAAACAAAAAAG gAAGAACTAATAAGAGAGCAGAACAGAGTTGTGTTGCCAAGACTGGAGCCTCTTGTAAAATACTGCGTTGAAGTAGAGATTTTGTATTCTAAGAATAAAAGTCAGACCAGCAACATCACCTGTTTAACCAACACCCCCAGCA ATGAAGTAGAGCCTTGGCTTATAGCAGTTGTGCTCCTGGTCAGTTTTCTGCTGGTGTTAGTTGCTGTTGTCCTGATATTTCTGGCTGTGTGGTTTGGCTACAGAGGATGCAGAATTATTTTCCCTGATGCTGATCTGCCAGAGGAcctaaaaaaa TTTTTGTCACAACGGTCCCAGTCTTCAATACTTTCGGCCATGCAGGAGAACACGCCGGTGAAGGAGGACTTTTGTGAGCTGAGGATATTGCACAAGGAGCCAATCAGTTCTCTGGACAATCAGCAGATAGAAGGACCAATCAGGATTCAGACACATAAGAATGAGTGTTGTATAGGAGCCAATGTAAAACAGAGCAGTGAGGAGAAATCTAAAATGATCATCACAACAGAACAGAAGCCTTTGTTGCTGGAATGA